TAGAAAAATGTGAAAAAATAGCAGAGATCGCTTAAAATAGAAAATGAATGTGAATGAACTTACCCTAACAGTTGTTTTGTTATTTAGCTAATTCAGTAATTGTCGCCTAGGTATTTAAACAGTCATTATAGATCAATTAACTCACTTTTATGAACACAGTTGAAAAGGAAACAACGCCATCATTTTCTGGTGAAATATGGTATAATTTTAATGTTATGACGGAGAAAAAAACAAGAAAGTATGCTGTGGTTGATTTGGAGGCAACAGGTGCTAGCCACTCAGCTTCCATCATTCAAGTTGGGATTGTGATTATTGAAAATGAACAAATTATTCAAACTTATACCACGGATGTCAATCCCCATAAGCCGCTTTCTAAAGCTATTATTAGATTGACAGGAATTACAGATGCTCAATTGCAGCAGGCGCCTGATTTTTCCGAAGTAGCAGCTGACATCTATCATCTCATTGATGATTGTGTTTTTGTTGCTCACAATGTTAAATTTGATGCCAATCTTTTGGCAGAACATCTTTTTTTAGAAGGATTTGAGCTGCTAACACCTCGTGTTGATACGGTTGAATTGGCACAAGTTTTTTACCCAACTTTTGAAAAATATTCATTAGGAAATTTGACAGAGCTTTTAAAGATTGACTTGTCAGATGCTCATACGGCCATTGCCGATGCGAAAGCAACAGCAGAACTTTTTTTGAAATTAAAACAGAAAATGACAGATCTTCCTAAGTTGACTTTAGAAAGAATCTTGCAATTCTCAGACAGTCTTCTGTATGAATCCAAATTACCTATTGAAGAAGCTTTTGCAGCAGCTTCCAATCACTTGTCATCAGATTATCAGGAAGTGGCAGGAATTGTCCTAAAAAAAGAAGAGCCTTTTTTAAAAGAACGGCAGTTATCACAGGATTTTGCGACTAATATCGCCTTGTTAGACCTTGAAGAAAGAACTCAGCAGCTTAAATTTGCCCAAGTTATTGAAGCGAAATTTGAAGATAGTAGGGCTAGTTTTATTGAGGCTCAATCAGGCATTGGTAAAACCTATGGTTACCTCTTACCACTTCTTAATCAGCATGGGGAGGAACAGATTATCGTCAGTGTTCCAACCAAAATTCTTCAAGATCAAATCATGGCTAATGAGGCACAGGCTTTAAGAGAAGCTTTTCATATCAATAGTCACAGCTTAAAGAGTCCTCAAAATTACCTCAAATTAGATAGCTTTTATAAGACTTTGATGAGAAAAGATGATAATCGTTTGCTCAATCGTTATAAGATGCAGCTTTTGGTTTGGTTGTTGGAAACAAGAACTGGCGATCTTGATGAGATCAAACAAAAACAACGCTATGCTGCTTATTTTGACGAAATCAGACATGATGGCACTTTGAGTAAGCAATCCCTTTTTTATCATCTTGATTTCTGGCAGAAAAGTTATCAAAGAGCAAAATCAAGCCGTTTGCTTATTACTAATCACGCCTATCTCTTAACGCGTATAGAAGATGATCAGGCCTTTGTTGAAAATCAGATTTTGGTTATTGATGAGGCGCAGAGACTTTTTTTGACCTTGGAGCAGTTTTCAAGGCGCCAAATCAACATGACTGAGACTTTACAGACTCTTAATCAGCTTTTGGAGAATTCTCAAAATATTTTAGAAAAACGGTTGTTAGAAAGCATTCAGTTTGAATTAAATCATTTGTTATATCTTTTTAATAAGGAAAAGCGACAGTTATTTAAGAAAGAAACTATTGAACGCTTGCGGCAACATTTATCAGAATTAAGTCTGACCGAGTTAGCGGATTTACAGGCTTTATTTGAAGAACCTTATTCAGACTTTTGGTTTGAAGAAGATTTCTTTTGGGATCATCGAACAGTTCTTCTAAAGTCAGCCCGTCTTGATTTTACTGACTTTACACAATTTTTACCGGCTACCAAAAAGACTTACTTGGTTTCAGCCACTCTTCAAATTAGTCCCAAAGTGAGTTTAGCGAACCTTCTTGGCTTTGAACAGTTTACTTTTGATAGTATTTCGGGAGAAAAGTCACATCAGCAGGCTATTTGGGTTGATAAGACAATGCCTAGAGTAAATGATATATCAGATTCAGAGTATGAAACATTGCTTACCAAACGGCTGTTGCAATTGGCTCAGCTAAAGCAGCCCATGTTGGTTCTTTTTAACTCTAAAAAAACGATGTTTGCTGTTTCTGATTTGCTGGATGAAGCGAAACTTACTCATTTGACTCAGGAGAAAAATGGAAGTCCCTTTAATATTAAGCGGCGTTTTGATCGTGGAGAAGCTGATATATTGCTTGGAACAGGAGGTTTTTGGGAAGGTGTTGATTTTGTTGAGCAAGACCGCTTAATTGAGGTCATCACGCGTTTGCCGTTTGATAATCCGGAGGATTTGTTTGTTAAGAAATTAAATCGTCAATTACGGCAGGAAGGTAAAAATCCTTTTTATGACTATACTTTACCAACAAGCATTTTACGCTTGCGACAGGCTATTGGCCGAACAAGGCGCAATAACAGGCAGTTTTCAGCAATTGTTATTTTAGATAGCCGAGTTGTCAATAAAAACTATGGAAAAATAATTTATCAGGCTCTAGCTAGTCATTTCTCCGTTTCGAGTCAACATTTTCAGAAGATTCTCGTTGAAGTGACTCATTTTTTGATATAATAAATAGTATTAGTGTATAAAAGCTAAATGATTTAGTAATTAAAGGAAATAATTAAGGAGACATGATGACTAAATTATCAAGACGCGTTTTAGAAATGGAAGAGTCTGTTACTTTGGCAACAAGTGCTCGCGCTAAAACACTTAAGGATCAGGGACGAGATGTTTTAGAACTTTCTTTAGGACAGCCTGATTTTGTAACACCTAAGAATATTCAAGAAGCTGCTATTAAATCAATTAGAGATGGACGTGCTTCTTTTTACACAATTGCTTCAGGTCTTCCTGAACTTAAGGATGCCATTAGTCAATATTTTGAAAAATTTTATGGATACTCTGTAGAGCGCAAACAGATTGTGGTTGGCACTGGAGCTAAGTTTATTCTTTATGCTTTGTTTGCAGCTGTTATTAATCCAAAAGATGAGGTGATTATTCCAACTCCATTTTGGGTGTCTTACGCAGATCAGATCAAGATGAATGATGGTGTACCTGTGTTTATCAGGACAAGTGAAGAAAATCATTTTAAAGCAACAGTCGAACAATTGGAAGCTGCAAGAACTAACAAGACCAAAATGATTGTGCTCAATAGTCCATCTAATCCAACAGGGATGATTTACAGTAAGGAAGAATTGGAAGCTATTGGTAATTGGGCTGTTAAGCATGATATCTTGATTTTATCTGATGATATTTATGGCCGTCTGGTTTATAATGGCGCAAGATTTACGCCTATTTCAACAATTTCACAGCCTATTTGCCAGCAAACAATTGTTATTAATGGGGTATCTAAAACCTATTCCATGACAGGCTGGCGTGTTGGCTATGCTGTTGGTGACCCTGAAATTATTGGAGCTATGTCTAAAATTGTTAGCCAAACAACTTCTAATCTAACAACAGCGGCACAATATGCAGCTATCGAAGCTTTAATAGGTAATCAAGATACAGTTGAAGTGATGCGTCAAGCTTTTGAAGAACGCTTGAATACTATTTATCCTTTGTTGGCAAAAGTTCCGGGATTTCATGTTGTTAAGCCAGAAGGTGCCTTCTACTTTTTCCCTAATGTTAAAAAAGCTATGGAAATGAAGGGGTATACCGATGTAACAGAATTTACGACAGCTCTTTTGGAAGAAACAGGTGTCGCTTTGGTAACAGGTGCTGGCTTTGGTGCACCAGAAAATGTCCGTTTGAGTTATGCAACAGATATGGTCACTCTTAAGGAAGCTATCAATCGCATACAAGCTTTTATGGAAAAATAGAAAAACAAGTTATTCAACTTAAATAAAAATTAGAAAAGAGATTATTGTGTCTAAAGACTATATATCTATTATTGATGTGAAAAATCATGTCGGTGAGGAAGTTACTATCGGTGCCTGGGTTGCTAATAAATCAGGCAAAGGGAAAATCGCTTTCTTACAGTTGCGTGATGGAACAGCTTTTTTCCAAGCGGTTGCTTTTAAGCCTAATTTTATCGAAAAATTTGGTGAAGAAGCAGGACTTGAAAAATTCAATACTATTAAACATCTTAATCAAGAAACAGCAATTGAAATTAAGGGGATTGTCAAAGAAGACAAACGTTCGAAATTTGGTTATGAGTTGGATGCGACTGACTTAAAAGTCATTGGGACATCTGACAATTATCCTATTACGCCAAAAGAACATGGAACTGATTTTTTGATGGATCATCGCCACCTTTGGCTGCGCTC
This region of Streptococcus mutans genomic DNA includes:
- a CDS encoding bifunctional DnaQ family exonuclease/ATP-dependent helicase, which encodes MTEKKTRKYAVVDLEATGASHSASIIQVGIVIIENEQIIQTYTTDVNPHKPLSKAIIRLTGITDAQLQQAPDFSEVAADIYHLIDDCVFVAHNVKFDANLLAEHLFLEGFELLTPRVDTVELAQVFYPTFEKYSLGNLTELLKIDLSDAHTAIADAKATAELFLKLKQKMTDLPKLTLERILQFSDSLLYESKLPIEEAFAAASNHLSSDYQEVAGIVLKKEEPFLKERQLSQDFATNIALLDLEERTQQLKFAQVIEAKFEDSRASFIEAQSGIGKTYGYLLPLLNQHGEEQIIVSVPTKILQDQIMANEAQALREAFHINSHSLKSPQNYLKLDSFYKTLMRKDDNRLLNRYKMQLLVWLLETRTGDLDEIKQKQRYAAYFDEIRHDGTLSKQSLFYHLDFWQKSYQRAKSSRLLITNHAYLLTRIEDDQAFVENQILVIDEAQRLFLTLEQFSRRQINMTETLQTLNQLLENSQNILEKRLLESIQFELNHLLYLFNKEKRQLFKKETIERLRQHLSELSLTELADLQALFEEPYSDFWFEEDFFWDHRTVLLKSARLDFTDFTQFLPATKKTYLVSATLQISPKVSLANLLGFEQFTFDSISGEKSHQQAIWVDKTMPRVNDISDSEYETLLTKRLLQLAQLKQPMLVLFNSKKTMFAVSDLLDEAKLTHLTQEKNGSPFNIKRRFDRGEADILLGTGGFWEGVDFVEQDRLIEVITRLPFDNPEDLFVKKLNRQLRQEGKNPFYDYTLPTSILRLRQAIGRTRRNNRQFSAIVILDSRVVNKNYGKIIYQALASHFSVSSQHFQKILVEVTHFLI
- a CDS encoding pyridoxal phosphate-dependent aminotransferase, which translates into the protein MTKLSRRVLEMEESVTLATSARAKTLKDQGRDVLELSLGQPDFVTPKNIQEAAIKSIRDGRASFYTIASGLPELKDAISQYFEKFYGYSVERKQIVVGTGAKFILYALFAAVINPKDEVIIPTPFWVSYADQIKMNDGVPVFIRTSEENHFKATVEQLEAARTNKTKMIVLNSPSNPTGMIYSKEELEAIGNWAVKHDILILSDDIYGRLVYNGARFTPISTISQPICQQTIVINGVSKTYSMTGWRVGYAVGDPEIIGAMSKIVSQTTSNLTTAAQYAAIEALIGNQDTVEVMRQAFEERLNTIYPLLAKVPGFHVVKPEGAFYFFPNVKKAMEMKGYTDVTEFTTALLEETGVALVTGAGFGAPENVRLSYATDMVTLKEAINRIQAFMEK